The proteins below come from a single Acidobacteriota bacterium genomic window:
- a CDS encoding SPOR domain-containing protein encodes MKTRDFREIQISSSLLVFIFLGVLALGVVIFLLGISVGKSQSRIMVETDTPSHTVTEVLPKETPIPVVTAGEKPRDVKPGEPAPKPAEKTEAAPPAAETAAPPTTKPKVETSPKPAAKNAFAIQVGAYDDRVSARQVADRFTKRGYTAVVLEPFRSDRKPYFRVWLRGYQNRETAQAALDGLNTAEKRKTDYYLVKDDRE; translated from the coding sequence ATGAAAACCAGAGATTTCCGGGAAATACAGATCTCAAGCTCGCTTCTGGTGTTCATCTTTCTGGGTGTTCTGGCTCTCGGCGTCGTGATTTTCCTTCTCGGCATTTCCGTCGGTAAAAGCCAGTCCCGGATCATGGTCGAGACGGACACGCCGTCCCATACCGTCACGGAGGTTCTTCCCAAGGAAACGCCCATTCCCGTCGTAACCGCCGGGGAAAAACCCCGGGACGTGAAACCGGGGGAGCCCGCGCCCAAGCCTGCAGAGAAAACAGAAGCGGCTCCCCCGGCGGCGGAAACCGCGGCCCCTCCGACAACGAAACCCAAGGTTGAAACTTCGCCCAAACCGGCGGCCAAGAACGCCTTCGCCATCCAGGTCGGCGCCTACGATGACCGGGTTTCGGCCCGGCAAGTCGCCGATCGTTTCACAAAGCGAGGCTATACGGCCGTTGTTCTCGAACCTTTCCGCTCCGACAGAAAGCCCTATTTTCGGGTCTGGCTGAGAGGTTATCAAAACCGGGAGACCGCCCAGGCGGCTCTGGACGGATTGAACACAGCGGAAAAAAGAAAGACGGACTATTACCTCGTCAAGGACGACCGAGAGTAA
- the prfB gene encoding peptide chain release factor 2 (programmed frameshift), whose product MPELNPEIQSLITSSLKRFEDLRGFFDLDAKTTTLNTVIEELNAPESWRDRKNAQSLLQKKKRIERDLTVFRRLGTLKDDLEVLAELAGEGEQVEQDIQSTAEKLSSGLDEAELQGLYFEEDDIRNALMTIHPGAGGTESQDWAQMLFRMYLRYAERKGYRTEILDQLPGEEAGLKSATFRIQGDFAFGNLAGESGVHRLVRISPFDANKRRHTSFAAVFVYPEVDEDVELEINPDDLRIDTYRSSGKGGQHVNTTDSAVRITHIPTNIVVQCQSERSQHKNKAAAMKVLTAQLYEIERRKKNSKLEKLEDSKSEIAWGNQIRSYVLHPYRMVKDTRTKCETGDTESVLDGDLDDFIKAVLILRRTQHG is encoded by the exons ATGCCAGAACTCAACCCCGAAATCCAATCCCTCATCACATCCAGCCTGAAACGATTCGAGGACCTTCGAGGT TTCTTTGACCTGGATGCCAAAACCACGACTCTGAACACCGTCATCGAGGAGCTGAACGCCCCCGAGTCGTGGCGGGATCGAAAAAACGCCCAGTCTCTCCTGCAGAAAAAGAAAAGAATCGAGCGCGATCTGACCGTTTTCCGGCGCCTCGGCACTCTCAAGGACGATTTGGAAGTGCTTGCGGAACTTGCCGGCGAGGGCGAACAGGTCGAACAAGACATCCAGTCCACGGCGGAAAAATTGTCTTCGGGACTCGACGAGGCGGAACTTCAGGGGCTCTATTTCGAAGAAGACGACATTCGCAACGCTCTCATGACCATTCATCCCGGCGCGGGGGGAACGGAATCCCAGGATTGGGCCCAGATGCTTTTCCGGATGTACCTGCGCTATGCGGAACGCAAGGGATACCGCACGGAGATTCTCGACCAACTGCCGGGAGAGGAAGCCGGGCTCAAGAGCGCAACTTTCCGCATCCAGGGAGATTTCGCTTTCGGCAACCTGGCGGGTGAGTCGGGCGTCCACCGGTTGGTCCGGATTTCTCCCTTTGACGCCAACAAGAGACGCCACACATCTTTCGCCGCCGTTTTCGTCTATCCGGAAGTCGACGAGGACGTCGAGTTGGAGATCAATCCCGATGATCTGCGCATCGACACCTACCGGTCCTCGGGAAAAGGCGGCCAGCACGTCAACACCACGGATTCGGCCGTCCGCATCACGCACATTCCGACCAACATCGTCGTTCAATGCCAGAGCGAAAGATCGCAGCACAAAAACAAAGCGGCGGCCATGAAAGTCCTCACGGCCCAGCTCTATGAAATCGAACGACGGAAAAAGAATTCCAAACTCGAAAAACTGGAAGATTCGAAGTCCGAGATCGCCTGGGGTAACCAGATCCGGTCCTACGTCCTCCATCCTTACCGCATGGTCAAGGACACCCGGACCAAATGCGAAACGGGCGACACCGAGTCCGTCCTGGACGGCGATCTCGACGATTTCATCAAGGCGGTTTTGATTTTGAGAAGGACGCAACATGGATGA
- a CDS encoding DUF1844 domain-containing protein — protein sequence MDEKEFLPPLEFSSLVFPFYTQALIKLGAMEVPANGEFAANPELAKRLIDLLDLLRDRTKGNLEEDEEKFLEACLSQLKIHYLQSVERLKM from the coding sequence ATGGATGAGAAAGAATTTCTGCCTCCCCTCGAGTTCAGTTCTCTGGTGTTCCCGTTTTATACCCAGGCCTTGATCAAGCTCGGCGCCATGGAGGTCCCCGCAAACGGCGAATTCGCCGCCAACCCGGAACTGGCCAAACGGCTCATCGATCTTCTGGATCTTCTCAGGGACAGGACCAAGGGCAATCTGGAGGAGGACGAGGAAAAATTCCTCGAAGCCTGTCTGTCCCAGCTGAAAATTCATTATCTCCAGAGCGTCGAACGTCTGAAGATGTAA
- a CDS encoding bifunctional riboflavin kinase/FAD synthetase: MRVYRGFDAYPARPSPAAAAIGNFDGLHPGHVKILERLKSAAAQGGWRSLVLTFDPHPARVFGHRKNFRLIQTLPQRLEGLKSLGIQAVLIVPFESSLPALSPKEFVDDILIRRLRARAVVVGRGFRFGRSRTGGAADLTRYARGSDASVVVVPPVIRQGRIVSSTIIRDALGQGQVARAAAWLGRPYEITGRVVHGCGRGSGLGFPTANILSDNEILPKGVFVSQVLAGRRTLPSMTSIGTCPTFGGASLSIETHLFGFSGNLYETFLRIRFLEKIRSQRTFPNAEALRKRLDRDRKDALQHFRRLDIRTA, encoded by the coding sequence ATGCGCGTCTATCGCGGGTTTGACGCCTACCCCGCGCGCCCTTCCCCTGCGGCCGCGGCCATCGGCAATTTCGACGGGCTTCATCCGGGCCATGTCAAGATCCTGGAGCGTCTGAAATCCGCAGCCGCTCAAGGAGGTTGGCGATCGCTTGTCCTGACCTTCGATCCCCACCCGGCGCGGGTTTTCGGCCATCGAAAAAATTTCCGTTTGATTCAGACTCTCCCCCAGCGCCTGGAAGGATTGAAATCCCTGGGCATCCAAGCCGTCCTCATCGTGCCGTTCGAGTCATCGCTGCCCGCGCTCTCTCCGAAAGAATTCGTGGACGATATCCTGATCCGCAGGCTTCGGGCCCGGGCCGTCGTCGTCGGCCGCGGTTTCCGTTTCGGCCGCAGCCGCACGGGCGGCGCAGCCGATCTCACACGATACGCCCGGGGAAGCGATGCGTCCGTCGTCGTCGTGCCTCCCGTCATCCGGCAGGGTCGCATCGTCAGCTCCACGATCATTCGGGATGCTCTCGGACAGGGCCAAGTCGCCCGAGCCGCCGCCTGGCTCGGCCGTCCTTACGAGATCACCGGACGCGTCGTTCACGGCTGCGGACGGGGATCCGGACTGGGATTTCCCACAGCCAACATTCTTTCCGACAATGAAATTCTTCCGAAAGGCGTCTTTGTGTCCCAAGTTCTCGCCGGCCGTCGCACGTTGCCGTCCATGACGAGCATCGGCACCTGCCCGACGTTCGGGGGCGCCTCCCTTTCCATCGAAACCCATCTTTTCGGGTTTTCGGGAAATCTTTACGAGACGTTCCTTCGAATTCGATTTCTTGAGAAGATCCGTTCCCAGAGAACATTCCCGAATGCCGAGGCTCTGCGCAAACGGCTCGATCGAGACAGAAAGGACGCTTTGCAACATTTCCGCCGGCTTGACATTCGGACGGCGTGA
- the pyrR gene encoding bifunctional pyr operon transcriptional regulator/uracil phosphoribosyltransferase PyrR has protein sequence MSDKIKAKVMDAAKIRRAVNRMATEIIERNRNLKNLVIVGIRTRGIFVGRRIAAAVRELENIKIPVGVLDITPYRDDFSSLENQNMAEKTKIHFPLAKKDVILVDDVLMTGRTIRAAMDGVFGLGRPQTVQLLVLIDRGHRELPIRPDYVGKVLPTSKRELVQVKFKEADGSDEVLITEPIGKKLKSK, from the coding sequence ATGAGCGACAAGATCAAAGCCAAGGTCATGGACGCCGCCAAGATCCGGCGCGCGGTCAACCGGATGGCGACCGAAATCATCGAGCGCAATCGCAATCTCAAGAACCTCGTGATCGTGGGAATCCGCACCCGCGGCATTTTCGTCGGCCGCAGAATCGCGGCGGCCGTCCGCGAACTCGAAAACATCAAGATTCCCGTCGGCGTTCTGGATATCACCCCCTATCGCGACGATTTTTCCTCACTTGAAAACCAGAACATGGCCGAAAAAACCAAAATCCATTTTCCCCTCGCCAAAAAAGACGTCATCCTGGTGGATGATGTCCTGATGACCGGGCGGACCATCCGGGCGGCCATGGACGGCGTGTTCGGCCTTGGCCGGCCCCAAACCGTCCAGCTTCTCGTTCTGATCGATCGGGGACACCGGGAACTGCCCATTCGGCCCGATTATGTCGGCAAGGTGCTTCCCACTTCAAAGCGGGAACTTGTCCAGGTGAAGTTCAAGGAGGCCGATGGAAGCGATGAAGTTCTGATCACGGAACCGATCGGGAAAAAACTCAAATCCAAGTGA
- a CDS encoding dihydroorotase codes for MKLLIQNGRIVDPASRTEAVLDILIAEGRIAGMGSRLDCRADRTVDASGWAVCPGFIDMHVHLREPGYEHKETIRTGSRAAARGGFTTICCMSNTQPVNDSVEVTSFILDEAMRSSSVRIHPIASVTRGMKGLELTDMAALADAGAVAFSDDGRHVGDSGVMRRALEWADSLNRLVIDHCEDLALAAGGAMHEGSQNRRLGLKGIPSESEAGPVRRDIALARETRSRVHIAHLSVKGAVEAVREAKAEGVRVSAEATPHHLVLTDEALERPDPNLKMNPPLRGREDVDALVEAVRSGVVDAVATDHAPHAPGEKAADFDEAPFGVIGLETAVSILLDRFVHKNVFPMMRLVELLSWNPARLLGLEGAGCIAVGAAADLTLIDTSAEIVVDAAAMESKSRNTPFHGWTLRGCPVMTVVGGRIVFPFEP; via the coding sequence GTGAAACTCCTGATTCAAAACGGGCGGATCGTCGATCCCGCGTCCCGGACAGAGGCCGTTCTGGACATTCTTATCGCCGAGGGCAGGATCGCCGGGATGGGATCCCGACTGGATTGCCGGGCCGATCGGACCGTCGACGCCTCCGGATGGGCCGTCTGCCCCGGATTCATCGACATGCATGTTCATCTGCGGGAGCCCGGATATGAACACAAGGAAACCATCCGAACAGGTTCCCGGGCCGCGGCCCGCGGGGGTTTCACGACGATCTGCTGCATGTCCAACACCCAACCGGTCAACGACAGCGTGGAGGTGACGTCCTTCATTCTGGACGAGGCGATGCGATCTTCCTCCGTCCGCATTCATCCCATTGCCTCCGTGACACGGGGCATGAAAGGTCTCGAACTCACGGATATGGCCGCTCTGGCTGACGCCGGGGCCGTCGCCTTTTCCGACGACGGCCGGCACGTCGGCGATTCCGGAGTCATGCGCCGGGCCCTGGAATGGGCCGATTCCCTCAACCGCCTGGTCATCGATCATTGCGAAGATCTCGCTCTTGCCGCCGGCGGCGCCATGCATGAAGGCTCGCAAAACCGGCGCCTGGGCCTCAAGGGCATCCCGTCGGAATCGGAGGCCGGGCCGGTCCGCAGGGATATCGCCCTGGCCCGCGAAACCCGATCGCGGGTCCATATCGCCCATTTGAGCGTCAAGGGCGCGGTCGAGGCCGTTCGCGAGGCCAAGGCCGAAGGCGTCCGCGTCTCGGCGGAAGCGACGCCACACCACCTTGTTCTGACCGATGAGGCGCTGGAGAGGCCGGATCCGAATCTCAAGATGAATCCTCCGCTCCGCGGCCGGGAGGACGTGGACGCGCTTGTCGAGGCCGTCCGCTCCGGTGTCGTCGACGCCGTAGCCACAGACCATGCTCCCCATGCCCCCGGGGAAAAAGCCGCGGATTTCGACGAGGCGCCCTTCGGCGTCATCGGGCTTGAAACGGCCGTCTCCATTCTTCTTGACCGGTTCGTCCACAAGAATGTTTTTCCGATGATGAGACTTGTCGAACTGCTCTCTTGGAACCCGGCCCGACTTCTCGGATTGGAAGGTGCGGGTTGCATCGCCGTGGGCGCAGCCGCCGATCTGACCTTGATCGACACGTCCGCCGAGATCGTTGTCGACGCCGCCGCCATGGAGTCCAAAAGCCGGAACACGCCTTTCCACGGCTGGACGCTTCGAGGATGTCCGGTGATGACCGTCGTCGGAGGCCGGATCGTTTTCCCTTTTGAGCCATGA
- the rnc gene encoding ribonuclease III, translating to MKATRLEKKIGYIFKNRDLLIQALTHSSYAYENRDAQSRDNEQLEFLGDSVVGIAAAEFLFFARPDLDEGELSKIKASVTSTVALARFSEIIRLDKAVLLGRGEERCGGRKKASILAGVFEALMGAVYLDGGRDAAKPILDQLFQDSLKRLRTGHVGINNSKSALQEHFQKDNLPPPVYRTLTEKGPDHQKVFVVEVCHDGRPLAKAKGFSKKCAEQNAAQAALKKILGRKMKVLSPGAFLIKS from the coding sequence ATGAAAGCCACGCGACTCGAAAAAAAAATCGGCTACATCTTCAAAAACCGGGACCTTCTGATCCAGGCACTGACACACAGCTCCTATGCCTATGAAAACCGTGATGCCCAATCCCGGGACAACGAACAGCTGGAATTTCTCGGCGATTCCGTGGTGGGGATCGCCGCGGCCGAGTTTCTCTTCTTCGCCCGTCCGGACCTCGACGAAGGCGAGCTTTCAAAAATCAAGGCGTCCGTCACGAGCACGGTGGCCCTGGCCCGCTTCTCCGAAATCATCCGGTTGGACAAGGCCGTTCTTCTCGGCCGCGGCGAAGAACGGTGCGGCGGGCGGAAGAAAGCCTCCATCCTGGCCGGAGTCTTTGAAGCGCTCATGGGGGCCGTGTATCTGGACGGAGGTCGTGACGCGGCCAAGCCCATCCTCGATCAATTGTTCCAGGATTCTCTGAAGCGCCTGAGAACCGGACATGTCGGGATCAACAACAGCAAGTCCGCTCTCCAGGAACATTTTCAAAAAGACAATCTGCCCCCTCCTGTGTATCGAACGCTCACCGAAAAAGGCCCGGATCATCAAAAGGTTTTCGTCGTCGAAGTCTGCCATGACGGACGGCCCCTGGCCAAAGCCAAGGGATTCTCAAAAAAATGCGCCGAACAGAATGCCGCGCAAGCCGCTTTGAAAAAGATTCTCGGAAGAAAAATGAAGGTCCTCTCGCCGGGCGCCTTCCTCATCAAATCATGA
- a CDS encoding amidohydrolase family protein produces MASKKGGMRRSFLAVAACVLFSLAAAFDSAKERDACDILFTGGTIMDGSGNPGYHGDVAVRDGRIVAVGKLAGRLAAGRTVDVRGLVIAPGFIDIHTHAYDAVTREGIWTGENEARFGAPNYLSQGVTLVVSNSCGYGPVEIGVQRHILEDKGTGPHVVLLIGHNAVRREVMKRDFRRPASAEEIRSMAGLVRRALEDGALGMSSGLEYVPARWSTTEEISALVRELVPFDAVYMAHERSAGLTPMWYTPSQDPPGPPTMIENIQELIEVAGATGARVVASHIKARGADFWGASTILIRLINEARARGLDIWADCYPYNTSGSDGSIVLIPQWALGTSPRRGLQSVLNDPKRVAALEMDIRAALNWRGGVENIVVMDHPEPSLIGKTLADLAAGWGLDEVGTVLRLQLEGYEDRPGGARLRGFSLSEVDIEAFYAQPWVATASDGSIALPADGPVHARFYGTFPRKIRRYAMERGVLSVENAVRSSTSLPAVILGLRDRGMVREGFHADIVVFDPKTVRDTATFFEPHRHSEGIIHVLVGGEFAVENGAITGRRAGRVITR; encoded by the coding sequence ATGGCATCGAAAAAAGGGGGAATGCGAAGATCGTTTCTTGCGGTTGCGGCCTGCGTTCTTTTTTCGCTCGCCGCGGCATTCGATTCGGCAAAAGAACGCGACGCGTGCGATATTCTTTTCACCGGGGGAACGATCATGGACGGATCGGGAAATCCCGGTTATCACGGCGATGTCGCGGTTCGGGACGGCCGGATCGTCGCCGTTGGAAAACTCGCCGGGCGCCTTGCGGCCGGCCGGACCGTGGATGTCCGAGGCCTGGTCATCGCCCCGGGATTCATCGACATCCACACCCACGCTTATGACGCCGTCACCCGCGAAGGGATCTGGACCGGCGAAAACGAGGCCCGTTTCGGAGCCCCCAATTACCTCAGCCAGGGCGTGACGCTCGTCGTCTCCAATTCCTGCGGCTACGGCCCTGTCGAAATCGGAGTTCAAAGACACATCCTGGAAGACAAGGGAACCGGACCCCATGTCGTTCTTCTCATCGGACACAACGCCGTCCGCAGGGAGGTTATGAAAAGAGATTTCCGAAGACCGGCCTCTGCGGAGGAAATCCGTTCCATGGCCGGGCTTGTGCGGCGGGCCCTGGAAGACGGCGCCCTCGGCATGTCCTCGGGTCTCGAATATGTTCCGGCCCGATGGAGCACCACGGAAGAAATCAGCGCACTGGTTCGGGAGCTTGTTCCTTTCGATGCGGTCTACATGGCCCATGAACGCTCCGCCGGTCTGACGCCGATGTGGTACACGCCCAGCCAGGACCCGCCCGGTCCTCCGACCATGATCGAAAACATTCAGGAACTCATCGAAGTCGCGGGGGCCACGGGCGCCCGTGTCGTCGCCTCCCACATCAAGGCGAGGGGCGCGGATTTCTGGGGCGCGAGCACAATTCTCATTCGTCTCATCAACGAGGCCCGGGCCCGGGGTCTCGACATCTGGGCCGACTGCTATCCCTACAACACATCAGGGAGCGACGGCAGCATCGTTCTCATCCCTCAGTGGGCTCTTGGCACAAGTCCGCGCCGGGGGCTTCAGTCCGTTCTCAATGATCCGAAGCGCGTTGCCGCGCTCGAAATGGATATCCGGGCGGCCCTCAACTGGCGGGGCGGCGTCGAAAACATCGTCGTTATGGATCATCCGGAGCCGAGCCTGATCGGGAAAACTCTGGCGGACCTGGCCGCGGGCTGGGGCCTTGACGAGGTCGGGACCGTCCTTCGGCTTCAGCTTGAAGGCTACGAGGATCGTCCCGGCGGCGCCCGCCTCAGAGGCTTCTCTCTCTCCGAGGTCGATATTGAAGCCTTCTATGCCCAACCCTGGGTGGCCACGGCCTCTGACGGCTCGATCGCCCTTCCCGCGGACGGCCCGGTCCATGCTCGTTTCTATGGGACGTTTCCCAGAAAAATCCGCCGCTATGCCATGGAGCGGGGCGTTCTGTCCGTGGAAAACGCCGTGCGCTCGTCCACGTCGCTTCCAGCCGTCATTCTCGGGCTTCGGGACCGGGGCATGGTCCGCGAGGGTTTTCATGCGGACATCGTCGTCTTCGACCCGAAAACCGTTCGGGACACGGCCACATTTTTCGAACCCCACCGCCATTCCGAGGGTATCATTCACGTCCTGGTCGGGGGCGAATTCGCCGTCGAGAACGGTGCGATCACGGGCCGCCGGGCCGGCCGCGTCATTACGAGATAG
- a CDS encoding penicillin acylase family protein, whose translation MKIIRAAVSLLVAAFIFWGLNNSHGRIPPLGKLLNPFAGFWQNGERMDALPEELVLDGLDGEVRILWDMRRVPHIFADNDTDLYFAQGYVAALLRLWQMEFQVLYTGGRLAEIIGPSALPLDRFHRRFGMLGAAEKMDRVFADDSETRRIIDAYAAGVNAHIDGLKTKDLPLEYKILDYRPEPWSGVKTGLFLMSMSYTLAGGSMDPAMTALRDSLGEDAVDLLFPYHSPLADPVIPPGMPWDFEPVPIPRIPENGRPNAPTSEISADAAASAAQTLRPFGTLPGPGIGSNNWAVLGRLTKSGFPLLCNDMHLGLSLPAVWYELQLSAPGVRVRGVSFPGSPAVVAGFNENLAWGYTNAGSDVLDWYAVTFRDESRSEYLYGGQWRKTIVREEEIKVRGAQPVVERVLYTHHGPVVRLQGEPAFDVADVPPDAALRWLAHDPSNLILAFHRFNRAESYEDFMKAQEPWIHPAQNIVYADAAGQIAIVHAGAFPLRWKGQGRYILDGADPSHDWAGWIPTEHLPRITNPERGFVSSANQAPAGPDYPYYLGWNYVSFERGARINEILAESADITPEDMIRMQNDVLGLRPRKVLPVLLGFLENEQGSDLEVWCLEKLQEWNFEYLSDSPAPTIFREFWNSLNRLIWDNKKPDGTDRMPHPASDVTIDLILNRPESGFFDDKTTPEKETLPDIARRAFRDAAGKLEERRGPPGEAWQWGRAKGTRIGHLARIPGLSRENLIVDGDSTAVRAVGSNWGPSWTMVVEMGPEIRAWGIYPGGQSGNPGSRHYDDFIGDWMDGKPYELLFLKSADDGHPQIVKRTVLRGAK comes from the coding sequence ATGAAGATCATCCGTGCGGCGGTTTCGCTTCTTGTCGCCGCCTTCATATTCTGGGGTCTCAACAATTCCCACGGCCGAATTCCTCCGCTCGGCAAGCTCCTGAACCCCTTTGCCGGATTCTGGCAGAACGGCGAACGGATGGATGCGCTGCCCGAAGAACTCGTTCTCGACGGTCTGGATGGAGAGGTTCGGATTCTCTGGGATATGCGTCGTGTCCCCCATATCTTCGCTGATAACGACACCGACCTCTATTTCGCGCAAGGCTATGTCGCGGCTCTTCTCCGGCTCTGGCAGATGGAATTCCAGGTCCTTTATACAGGAGGCCGGCTGGCGGAGATCATCGGGCCTTCGGCACTCCCCCTGGATCGTTTTCATCGCCGGTTCGGCATGCTCGGGGCGGCCGAGAAAATGGACCGGGTCTTCGCGGATGACTCCGAGACACGGCGGATCATCGATGCTTATGCCGCCGGCGTCAATGCCCATATCGACGGGCTGAAAACGAAAGACCTGCCGCTCGAATATAAGATTCTCGATTATCGACCGGAACCCTGGAGCGGCGTCAAGACCGGCCTTTTTCTTATGTCCATGTCCTACACTTTGGCCGGCGGGTCCATGGACCCGGCCATGACCGCCCTTCGCGATTCTTTGGGGGAGGACGCCGTCGATCTTCTCTTTCCCTATCATTCTCCTTTGGCCGATCCGGTCATTCCTCCCGGAATGCCGTGGGATTTCGAGCCCGTCCCGATTCCCCGGATTCCTGAAAACGGCCGGCCGAATGCGCCGACCTCGGAAATAAGCGCGGATGCCGCCGCCTCCGCGGCGCAGACGCTGAGGCCTTTCGGCACACTCCCGGGTCCCGGTATCGGGAGTAACAACTGGGCCGTTTTGGGCCGCCTGACGAAAAGCGGATTTCCCCTCCTCTGCAACGACATGCATCTCGGTTTGTCCCTGCCGGCTGTCTGGTATGAGTTGCAGCTCAGCGCCCCGGGTGTCCGGGTCCGCGGCGTGTCTTTTCCGGGCTCTCCGGCGGTCGTTGCCGGTTTCAATGAAAATCTCGCTTGGGGCTACACAAACGCCGGATCGGATGTTCTCGACTGGTATGCCGTCACCTTCAGGGACGAAAGCCGCTCGGAATATCTCTACGGCGGGCAGTGGCGGAAAACCATCGTCCGCGAAGAAGAGATCAAAGTCCGCGGGGCTCAACCCGTCGTCGAACGGGTCCTCTACACCCACCACGGGCCTGTCGTTCGCCTCCAGGGCGAGCCGGCGTTCGATGTTGCCGATGTGCCGCCGGATGCCGCACTCCGCTGGCTGGCCCACGATCCTTCCAACTTGATCCTGGCGTTTCATCGCTTCAACCGGGCGGAAAGTTATGAGGACTTCATGAAAGCCCAGGAACCCTGGATCCATCCGGCCCAGAATATCGTCTATGCCGATGCCGCGGGGCAAATCGCCATCGTGCATGCCGGAGCCTTCCCGCTGCGCTGGAAGGGCCAGGGCCGATATATTCTCGACGGGGCGGACCCGTCCCACGATTGGGCCGGCTGGATTCCGACGGAACATTTGCCCCGTATCACAAATCCGGAGCGGGGATTCGTCAGTTCGGCCAACCAGGCGCCCGCCGGACCGGATTATCCCTATTATCTTGGGTGGAACTATGTCTCTTTCGAGAGAGGGGCCCGGATCAATGAGATTCTTGCCGAATCAGCGGACATCACACCTGAGGACATGATCCGGATGCAGAACGATGTCCTCGGACTGAGGCCCCGCAAGGTTTTGCCCGTTTTGCTCGGTTTTCTTGAGAATGAACAAGGATCGGACCTCGAAGTCTGGTGTTTGGAAAAGCTCCAGGAATGGAACTTTGAATACCTTTCGGATTCGCCGGCACCGACGATCTTCAGGGAATTCTGGAATTCCCTCAACCGGCTGATCTGGGATAACAAAAAGCCGGACGGCACGGACCGGATGCCGCATCCGGCGAGCGATGTCACGATCGATCTCATTCTCAATCGCCCGGAGTCGGGATTTTTCGATGACAAGACGACTCCGGAAAAGGAAACGCTTCCGGATATCGCGCGCCGCGCATTCCGGGATGCCGCCGGCAAACTCGAAGAGAGGCGGGGACCTCCCGGAGAGGCCTGGCAATGGGGAAGGGCGAAAGGAACCCGGATCGGACACTTGGCCCGCATCCCGGGCCTCAGCCGGGAAAACCTCATTGTTGATGGGGACTCAACCGCGGTCCGTGCGGTCGGCTCGAACTGGGGCCCGTCGTGGACCATGGTCGTCGAAATGGGGCCTGAGATCAGGGCCTGGGGGATTTATCCGGGCGGCCAATCCGGAAATCCGGGCTCCCGGCATTATGACGATTTCATCGGCGACTGGATGGACGGGAAGCCCTATGAGCTTCTCTTTCTGAAATCCGCGGACGACGGCCATCCCCAAATCGTGAAGCGAACCGTGTTGAGAGGCGCAAAATGA